From a single Apium graveolens cultivar Ventura chromosome 2, ASM990537v1, whole genome shotgun sequence genomic region:
- the LOC141705938 gene encoding putative trehalose-phosphate phosphatase H, producing MQIQVPSKSIDLEMGLPQHSVLTENGNAVLPKYNSWQVKHPSALDKFEHMMSMAKGRNIVVLLDYDGTLSDIVPNPEEAYMTNKMRVAVRQVAACFPTAIISGRSRHKVYDFVRLDNLYYAGSHGLDIAAPLQCLKYGVPKHQSKVLDIKGKEVVLFQPAESYIPEIQKIHTALDEKTKNINGALIEDNKFCISVHFRHVKDEDFMMLEEQVMSVVHDNRDFRLSMGKMVFEIRPDIEWDKGHAVEYLLKTIGGNTSTDVLPIYIGDDRTDEDAFKAISSREQGYSIVVSSTPKETMASYSLRDPREVNKFLQRLVGWKRVA from the exons ATGCAGATACAAGTACCTTCCAAAAGTATTGATTTAGAGATGGGATTGCCACAACATTCAGTACTGACTGAGAATGGAAATGCTGTTCTGCCTAAATATAACTCATGGCAG GTGAAGCACCCTTCTGCATTGGATAAATTTGAACATATGATGAGCATGGCCAAAGGGCGGAATATTGTAGTCCTTTTGGATTATGATGGAACCCTTTCGGACATTGTACCAAATCCTGAAGAAGCTTATATGACAAACAAG ATGAGAGTGGCAGTCCGCCAAGTAGCTGCTTGTTTTCCTACTGCAATCATTAGTGGAAGGTCTCGACATAAG GTATATGACTTTGTAAGATTAGACAATCTGTATTATGCTGGGAGTCATGGACTGGATATAGCTGCTCCATTACAGTGTTTAAAATATGGAGTCCCCAAGCATCAAAGTAAAGTTCTTGACATTAAG GGAAAAGAAGTTGTTCTCTTCCAACCAGCAGAAAGTTACATTCCTGAAATTCAAAAG ATACATACTGCGTTGGATGAGAAAACGAAGAATATTAATGGTGCGTTGATTGAAGATAACAAATTCTGCATTTCTGTACACTTTAGACACGTAAAAGATGAG GATTTTATGATGCTTGAAGAGCAAGTGATGTCTGTAGTACATGATAATCGAGATTTTCGCCTATCCATGGGCAAAATG GTGTTTGAGATACGCCCTGACATAGAATGGGACAAAGGTCATGCTGTGGAGTATTTGCTCAAAACTATTGGAGGCAACACAAGTACTGATGTGCTGCCTATATATATTGGAGATGACAGAACAGATGAAGATGCCTTCAAG GCCATAAGTAGCAGGGAACAAGGTTATTCTATAGTTGTTTCATCAACGCCTAAAGAAACCATGGCTTCGTACTCTCTTCGGGATCCAAGAGAAGTTAATAAGTTCCTCCAGCGGCTCGTGGGCTGGAAGAGAGTGGCTTGA